Proteins found in one Acidobacteriota bacterium genomic segment:
- a CDS encoding carbohydrate ABC transporter permease, translated as MTTTEFEIIDDVEPSTIRRLTRRVFSGRGFAYLFLTLSIAPILLGYSWLVIASFSTRTRGLIPVNASDGFGGLTLSNWSFLSDIVVWKAMWNSLLIAVAMVIGVGVVSTSAGYALARMKFLGRKGFLSMTLILHAFKAEMLLIAIFFVLLTLGDFPIIGNFIGFNTVGGVALVMIALELPLGIWLMKGFFDNLAWDMERAAMIDGASRFRVWWQIMLPQIRPGIAALSLFTFIAGWNAYLVPFTFTLGTRVANMPVFLNQLLSDTAPVNWNAVAAVGMFQLIPLLVFFIFTQELLLNIYAGGAKGGN; from the coding sequence ATGACTACTACTGAATTCGAAATTATCGATGACGTCGAGCCCAGCACGATTCGGAGACTGACACGGCGTGTGTTTAGCGGCCGAGGGTTCGCCTACCTGTTCTTGACGTTGTCTATCGCACCGATCCTTCTCGGCTACTCGTGGTTGGTCATTGCCAGCTTTTCGACACGCACACGCGGGTTGATTCCGGTCAATGCCAGTGACGGTTTTGGCGGCTTGACGCTGAGTAACTGGTCGTTCTTGAGCGATATCGTCGTGTGGAAAGCAATGTGGAACTCGCTGCTGATCGCAGTAGCGATGGTTATTGGAGTCGGCGTCGTGTCGACATCGGCTGGTTATGCGCTTGCTCGTATGAAGTTCCTCGGTCGCAAGGGATTCTTGTCCATGACGCTGATCTTGCACGCGTTCAAAGCAGAGATGCTGCTCATTGCGATCTTCTTTGTTCTACTGACGCTTGGGGATTTTCCGATAATTGGAAACTTCATCGGTTTCAACACGGTCGGCGGAGTAGCGCTCGTCATGATTGCGCTCGAACTCCCGCTCGGTATTTGGTTGATGAAGGGTTTCTTTGACAACCTCGCTTGGGACATGGAACGTGCCGCCATGATCGACGGGGCCTCGCGCTTTCGGGTGTGGTGGCAAATCATGCTGCCGCAGATCCGGCCAGGCATTGCAGCGCTCAGCTTGTTCACGTTCATTGCTGGGTGGAACGCCTATCTGGTCCCATTCACTTTCACGCTCGGCACCAGGGTGGCCAACATGCCCGTGTTTCTCAACCAACTCCTGAGCGACACAGCCCCGGTGAACTGGAACGCGGTCGCTGCGGTTGGCATGTTCCAGCTCATACCGCTTTTGGTCTTCTTTATCTTCACACAGGAGTTGTTGTTGAACATCTATGCCGGTGGTGCGAAAGGTGGTAACTAA